A genome region from Gopherus evgoodei ecotype Sinaloan lineage unplaced genomic scaffold, rGopEvg1_v1.p scaffold_35_arrow_ctg1, whole genome shotgun sequence includes the following:
- the LOC115641727 gene encoding RNA-binding protein 3-like isoform X1 translates to MSSEEGKLFVGGLNFETDEQGLEQHFSSFGPISEVVVIKDKETQRSRGFGFITFANPEHASDAMRAMNGESVDGRQIRVDHAGKSSRGSRGGSFGGRGRGRGYSRGGGDRSYGGGRYDNRSGGYGGSRDYGGRSQGGYNDRYSGGSYRDNYDN, encoded by the exons atgTCTTCTGAAGAAGGAAAACTCTTTGTTGGGGGTCTGAATTTCGAGACTGACGAGCAAGGCCTGGAGCAGCATTTCAGCTCTTTCGGCCCCATCTCTGAGG TGGTTGTAATTAAAGACAAAGAGACCCAGAGGTCCAGAGGCTTTGGCTTCATCACCTTTGCCAACCCGGAACATGCATCGGATGCCATGAGGGCAATGAATGGAGAG TCCGTGGATGGGCGTCAGATCAGAGTTGACCATGCTGGGAAATCTTCCCGTGGATCCAGAGGTGGCTCATTCGGAGGCAGAGGCCGAGGCCGCGGCTACTCCAGAG GAGGCGGAGACAGAAGCTACGGTGGTGGCCGCTATGACAACCGAAGTGGAGGCTATGGCGGATCCCGGGACTACGGCGGCAG AAGTCAGGGAGGATATAACGACCGCTACTCTGGAGGCTCTTACAGAGACAACTATGACAACTAA
- the LOC115641727 gene encoding RNA-binding protein 3-like isoform X2, translated as MSSEEGKLFVGGLNFETDEQGLEQHFSSFGPISEVVVIKDKETQRSRGFGFITFANPEHASDAMRAMNGESVDGRQIRVDHAGKSSRGSRGGSFGGRGRGRGYSRGGGDRSYGGGRYDNRSGGYGGSRDYGGSQGGYNDRYSGGSYRDNYDN; from the exons atgTCTTCTGAAGAAGGAAAACTCTTTGTTGGGGGTCTGAATTTCGAGACTGACGAGCAAGGCCTGGAGCAGCATTTCAGCTCTTTCGGCCCCATCTCTGAGG TGGTTGTAATTAAAGACAAAGAGACCCAGAGGTCCAGAGGCTTTGGCTTCATCACCTTTGCCAACCCGGAACATGCATCGGATGCCATGAGGGCAATGAATGGAGAG TCCGTGGATGGGCGTCAGATCAGAGTTGACCATGCTGGGAAATCTTCCCGTGGATCCAGAGGTGGCTCATTCGGAGGCAGAGGCCGAGGCCGCGGCTACTCCAGAG GAGGCGGAGACAGAAGCTACGGTGGTGGCCGCTATGACAACCGAAGTGGAGGCTATGGCGGATCCCGGGACTACGGCGGCAG TCAGGGAGGATATAACGACCGCTACTCTGGAGGCTCTTACAGAGACAACTATGACAACTAA
- the LOC115641727 gene encoding uncharacterized protein LOC115641727 isoform X4, with translation MESPWMGVRSELTMLGNLPVDPEVAHSEAEAEAAATPEEAETEATVVAAMTTEVEAMADPGTTAAVREDITTATLEALTETTMTTKVQEDGASCSTLIQRDTETRTDSSAQGGQHAQEFATRAPARLSWTGPMTVVGRVGPC, from the exons ATGGAGAG TCCGTGGATGGGCGTCAGATCAGAGTTGACCATGCTGGGAAATCTTCCCGTGGATCCAGAGGTGGCTCATTCGGAGGCAGAGGCCGAGGCCGCGGCTACTCCAGAG GAGGCGGAGACAGAAGCTACGGTGGTGGCCGCTATGACAACCGAAGTGGAGGCTATGGCGGATCCCGGGACTACGGCGGCAG TCAGGGAGGATATAACGACCGCTACTCTGGAGGCTCTTACAGAGACAACTATGACAACTAAG GTGCAAGAGGACGGTGCCAGCTGCTCTACCCTGATACAGAGGGATACGGAGACCAGAACGGACAGTTCGGCCCAAG GTGGTCAGCACGCACAGGAGTTTGCCACAAGGGCACCTGCACGCCTGAGCTGGACGGGCCCAATGACCGTTGTGGGGAGAGTCGGGCCCTGCTGA
- the LOC115641727 gene encoding uncharacterized protein LOC115641727 isoform X3, whose product MESPWMGVRSELTMLGNLPVDPEVAHSEAEAEAAATPEEAETEATVVAAMTTEVEAMADPGTTAAEVREDITTATLEALTETTMTTKVQEDGASCSTLIQRDTETRTDSSAQGGQHAQEFATRAPARLSWTGPMTVVGRVGPC is encoded by the exons ATGGAGAG TCCGTGGATGGGCGTCAGATCAGAGTTGACCATGCTGGGAAATCTTCCCGTGGATCCAGAGGTGGCTCATTCGGAGGCAGAGGCCGAGGCCGCGGCTACTCCAGAG GAGGCGGAGACAGAAGCTACGGTGGTGGCCGCTATGACAACCGAAGTGGAGGCTATGGCGGATCCCGGGACTACGGCGGCAG AAGTCAGGGAGGATATAACGACCGCTACTCTGGAGGCTCTTACAGAGACAACTATGACAACTAAG GTGCAAGAGGACGGTGCCAGCTGCTCTACCCTGATACAGAGGGATACGGAGACCAGAACGGACAGTTCGGCCCAAG GTGGTCAGCACGCACAGGAGTTTGCCACAAGGGCACCTGCACGCCTGAGCTGGACGGGCCCAATGACCGTTGTGGGGAGAGTCGGGCCCTGCTGA
- the LOC115641726 gene encoding cold-inducible RNA-binding protein-like gives MASDEGKLFIGGLSFDTNEQNLEQLFSPYGDIAEVVVVKDRETQRSRGFGFITYRRPEDAKDAMRAMNGESVDGRQIRVDQAGKSSRGSSGGRGRGGFSRGGGDRGYGGGRYDNRSGGYGGSRDYYGSRNQGGYGDRYSGGSYRDSYDN, from the exons ATGGCATCTGACGAAGGCAAGCTCTTCATTGGAGGACTCAGCTTCGACACCAATGAGCAGAACCTGGAGCAGCTTTTCTCCCCGTATGGTGACATAGCAGAGG TGGTGGTAGTGAAGGATCGGGAGACCCAGAGATCCAGAGGCTTTGGCTTCATCACCTACCGCCGTCCAGAGGATGCCAAGGACGCCATGAGAGCTATGAATGGGGAG TCTGTGGACGGGCGCCAGATCCGAGTTGACCAGGCTGGGAAATCGTCTCGTGGCTCTTCTGGGGGCAGAGGCCGTGGTGGCTTCTCAAGAG GAGGCGGCGACCGAGGCTATGGTGGCGGCCGTTACGACAACCGAAGTGGAGGCTACGGCGGGTCCAGGGATTACTATGGTAGCAG GAATCAGGGAGGCTATGGGGACCGCTACTCCGGAGGCTCCTATAGAGACAGCTATGACAACTAG